The Thermococcus eurythermalis genomic sequence TGACAATTGGACTGCACCTTATTTGGATAGCACTCAAGTACTACAAGGCCCTCGAAAAGCCCGGGAAAAAGTTAGCTTGGAGATTCTTGATTTCGATATCGCTCTTTACTGTAGGTTCAATTGGGGTCGTCATAGACTCTCTAACCGAAATCCAATTATGGTTCATCATGGCCATCATTTATCCAATCTCCTACTTTATTTTGGCCTCCTCAGTTGGATTCTACCTTAAGGCCCTGCTCTCAAAGCAGGCGAAGCCAATAAAGCCCCACAAGAAGGCGCCGGTTCTCCCAATATCCGGAGCATACTCCTTGAGGAAGCCCGTAACACCCCAAACGCTGGCATACCTGTCGAGGATTTCAAGCGGACTGCTCGTCATCAGCAGGACAAAGAAGGAGAGGTGGGTCAAAAAATATCGGCTTGAGCCGGATGAGTTCGTATGGCTGAGCAATATGGAGGAAGAAACTGCAATCAGCCCCACAAAGCTCCACGTGATTCAGGGCAAGATACTCCAGTTTCTGAACGGGAGCGGAGGAAAAGCAGTGGTGTATATGGAGGGGGTTGAATATCTGGTAATCTACAACGACTTTCCCCCAGTTGCAAAGTTCCTGTTCTCGGTCAAAGACTACGTTATTTCCCATAAATCGGTGCTTATCTCTTATATCCCCCATGGCATCCTGGATAAGTCACAAGAGAGCATTATTCTAAAAGAGTTCAAGGAAGCGGAGGAGGAAGAACTACTTAACGAAATCTCCCAAAAACTCCTAGTAACAATGGTGGAACAGAGGGAAAGTGCTAGTGTCGATGAACAAGAAAATGTCATGTCAAACAGTGAATGATGGCCCCAGCAGGGGTACTTTTGGAGCCGTACTGCAGTCTTGGAGACGCGAACAAGCACCCGCCGTAGAGTAGAAAGGTTTTTTGGGGAGCGATGCAAAGTTTTAATGGTGGAACAGTGGAGCTAAACAACCTCTCGCCGTATCTTTCAGGGATAATGCTGATTCTCATAGGCCTCTATGGTATGGTTAGGTCGTACCAAGAGTGGAGACTGCATGACGAGCCAGCCAAACGGCTTGCCCTAGTCCTAATGGTCTCATTCGCCCTGTTTGGGATCGTCGGAGGAGTTAGTATAATCATGCTTATCGCCATTGACCCCGAGTTCTGGGTCATTGAGGCAACTGCAATCACTTCGGGGTATCTTCTCCTGGTGTATGCAACGCTGAGCATGCTCCCGTCTGAGAACAATCCAGAAAAAACCCAGGACAGGAGGAGCAGAGGAAAAACTCGAAAGACAGAGGGTAAAAAAGGTAAAACTTCCCCTCCCCTCTGCGGGGGTAGTGAAGTCCCGCAAAGACGCTGTATTACTCCTTAGGGCAATAGCAAACTATGCTGGCCGCCCCATCCTTGTCATTGGAAGGGAGCACCCCGATGAGTGGGTCGAAAGGGCGGGCATAGAACCCGACGAGTACATATGGCTTACAAGGGTTGAGCACAGAAAGGCCGTGAGTCCGAGCAGCCTGCATGTTCTCACAGGAAAAGTTGAGGCATTCCTAAAGGGTAAGCCGGGAGGTGTGGTCTACATTGAGGGAGTTGAGTATATGCTCTTTTACTCCGACTTCAAAGCCGTTGCAAAGTTTTTGTTCACAATCCGGGACATGGCAATAATGGAGAATGCCCACATAATCCTTCTAGTAGATGAAAACACGATGTCCCCAGAACAGACGGCAATACTAAAAAAAGAGTTCGAGGAAATAGACGTAGAAGATGCCCTCGAAAAGCTGATGGGCCCTGCACTGTTTGGAGCTATTCCCAGCGAAAAACGGAGGGGCAACAATGCCAGCCCTGAAAGTCCCGAAGAAGGAAGCGGAGCCGGTGAAGAGAAAGCTGAAGAATCTGGGTCTCTACGACGGGAAGAGGAGACCGAGGAGAGAAAGTGATTTCGTCCTTCTGCCTGTAGTTGAGGACGAGAGAATTTATTCCCTCGGCTACGAGGTTTTACCAATTGAGCTCCCCCTCAGGCCGGAGAGACAGATTTACAAGAACCTTGAGAGCGTCCTTGCGGAGAGGCTGAGCGAGGAGGAGCTGAGGCACCTCAGGCGCTACGACGTGGTTGGGGACATAGCGGTAATCCAGATACCGCCCGAGCTGGAGCACCGCGTTGACGACATCGTCTGGGGACTGAGAAAGGTTCACCCTTTTCTGAAGGTCGTCGCAAAGAAGGGCTTCCACGAGGGGGCCTTCAGGATAAGGGACTACTCGATAATCTGGGGCGAGAAAAGGCTTGAGACAGTCCACAGGGAGAACGGCGTCGAGATTAAGGTTGATTTGAGCAAGGCATTCTTCAACCCGCGGATGAAGGGAGAACGCTATCGGCTGGCCCAGCTGGTGAAAGACGGCGAGAGGATTTTAATTCCCTTCGCCGGAGTTCTGCCGTATGCCCTCGTGATAGCAAAGTATAGAAAGGTCAAGATAACTGCCGTCGAGCTGAACAGGGAAGCCTACGAACTCGGACTGGAGAACATAGAGCGCAACAGGAGGAGGCTGAAGGGAGAGATAGAGTTCATCTACGGCGATGCCTTCAAAGTCCTGCCGGAGCTCCCAAGCTACGACCGCGTGATAAGCCCAACGCCGAGGGGCGTTGATGCCCTAAGTTTAACGCTCTCAAAGGCCGAGCGCTGGCTTCACTACTACGACTTCGTCCATGAAAACGAGATTAAAGCCTTCAGGCGGAGAATACTTGAGGAATGCCAAAAGCTCGGAAGGGAGTGCTCGGTAATGGTGAAGAAGGTCAGCGACTTCAAGCCGCATGTGTTTAAGGTGTGTGCCAATGTTGAACTCATGCGAGGCCCTTAAACTTGATGTTGCACCACAATACGACTCCCTTATTCGGATTTCTTTTGTCCGGTTCTAAATGGGAAACCCAGGTTAGAACAAATTTATACTTGAAAAAAAAAGAAAAAAGACTTACTTATAGTAAAAGGAAAAACTTATAAAGGTTAGCTGTACAACTGATATTGCAAAAACCTAATGATGGAGGTGACCTCATGCGGTGGAAACCACTCCTCGCAGTCCTGTTGGGACTGCTGATGGTCGGAGTAACGGCAGGAAGTGCGATGGCAGTGGAAATCAACAATGATTCGAAGCACTTAAGCGGGATAGTATTAGTTCTGAAGGGGAGGTACTATCCCCATTCATGGAAGGGGAACTACACAAAGTCATCACCTGCCCAAACAGTTGCTAGGTTCAACATGCGGACTCATGAATTAACAGCAATCTTTATGTACGAACAAACTATGGAGCCCACCAGGTACAAGGTTAGAATACTAAAATCACATCTGTTCAATGGATACGCATTGCTACCCATAGGTAGTAGCCAAAAACACAACAACATTCATCTTCTTGAGATTATAGTATATGACAACGGAACGATACAGATTTTTGCTAAAGACCATAAGGGCAACCTAATAGCCCTCAGTGGATATAGCCGCAGCTTAATAAGGGGACTGCATCTATCACAGTTCCCATCTGAAGATATTCCAGACAATTTGTGGATAATGTCCGTAACACCTATCATTAATGGAACAACAAAAATAGTAAAAGTTCCAACAGATTATAGTACAATGGCGACACGCTCAACTTCTGTCTCTAAAGTTATAGAATATCAATATACCGCAAAAGCCGCACATTGGAACGTTACATTTTACATAACATTCAAACTATACATGTATGGACCAACGTCGCTAGATAATTATGGCAAATACCGTGTTTCAGTGTCTGTCTTGGACAAAGGGGTATACTATAACAAAAAACATGTACATCACAATGGAGTTCCCCTCTCGATTGGGAATATAAAGCCTATTGAAATTGGGTTTATAGTTCCAAACGATGACAACATCAAAGACAGGATTATATCAACACAGTTTTCATATCATTCACCTTCAGATATTTTATCAAAATTAGCAGTAGGATGGGACCTCCTAGTGGGGGGGTTCAATCCAATAACTGTTGTTGACACCTTTTTCAACATAAAACCAGATGTCAAACTAGATCTTAGGCACACAGATGAACCTCCCAATGCAATTCATGTAAAGTTCGAGAATGTACCGTTATGGTCTCCCGAAGACTACGTGGAAGGTTTATTCGAGGTTGACCATTCATCAGGCGTAGGCAGTGGAACTATTACCACGTTTTTTGCAGTTCCACTCTATTACAAACAGGGCAAATTCCACTATATAGAGACTATCAAAGACAAACTCAAAATAACCGCTGAGCATCTAGACAGTAAAACTGCTCGAAGGTGATGAACATGCCAAGCAGGTGTTCACTAGCAATCTCCCTCCTTCTCATTTTTCTCGTTGGTACCAACGTCTGGACATATGCATATTACAAAGAGACCGTCAGAGAAGCACAGAAAAATGGCGACATACACACAGCCGTACTGCTCACAGGTACGTATCTCCATGATACACGCTCCCACTCGGAGGCCGCTCTCAGCGCCCTTTCACAGGGAAACTTTGACATCTTTAACTTCACGATGGGTGAACTCCACAGCGACTTTGTGAACCTTGGGTTTTCATTGGACCTAATAGCGGAACTCGTATTCCCCGAAGAATATCCTGATAACACAACGGTGGTCAGCATGACCGAAACGGGGTCGTGTGCTGACTTTGTAAATAAAGCGCGGGATGCTGTCTTATCCGGCCAAGGGAACCTCTCTGCCGTTAGAGAAGGCCTTATACTAATCCACGATTTTGCCAACCAATGGATAACCGGCGATGCTAATTCCCATGCCCTTAAAAATAACTCCACGCACGTTCATCATTTCGCTAACAGGTGGATCTTTTCTGGCTCCCTCGTTAGCAGAGCATTCCTTCAGGCAAACGAGAGGCTTGAAGAGAAATGTGAGCTCCTCGCCCATAAAATTGATGGAGGTTGATGATACCGATTACTCCAGATACGCCCTTAAGGAATCAAAACACAGATAGCAGGGCGCACATTATTAGGGCAAGAAGCATAAAAACGATAAAAATCGGTAAAATACAAAATCAGAGCCTCACTTCTTCCCCAGGAAGTCGAACAGCGTCGCCTGCTTGCCCTTCTTCTTTTCAGGCTTCTTCTCCTTCTTCCCCACGGGCTCTATCTCCCTCTCGGCCTCCTCAAGCTCCTCTTCGGTGAGCTCTTCACTTTCCTCGGACTCTTCAACTTCCTCCTCCGGTTCTTCAAGCTCCTCTGCTTCTTCTAACTCTTTCTCCCTTGCCTTTCTCAGGCCCTCACGGACCCTCTCCTCAAGTTCACCGCGCTCTTTGAGCCTCTTCTCGATGTTCATGGCCTTGCCCCATATTGTCTTGGCCTTCTCCGAGTCCCCAGCTATGAACTCAACTTCCTTGAGGTTAAGGTCGAGGTAAACAACGAAGTGCGCCGCAAGGTCTGGGTTGTTCTCGAATATG encodes the following:
- a CDS encoding DUF835 domain-containing protein; its protein translation is MEILRCGGVMYQNIPGLLSGFALVTIGLHLIWIALKYYKALEKPGKKLAWRFLISISLFTVGSIGVVIDSLTEIQLWFIMAIIYPISYFILASSVGFYLKALLSKQAKPIKPHKKAPVLPISGAYSLRKPVTPQTLAYLSRISSGLLVISRTKKERWVKKYRLEPDEFVWLSNMEEETAISPTKLHVIQGKILQFLNGSGGKAVVYMEGVEYLVIYNDFPPVAKFLFSVKDYVISHKSVLISYIPHGILDKSQESIILKEFKEAEEEELLNEISQKLLVTMVEQRESASVDEQENVMSNSE
- a CDS encoding DUF835 domain-containing protein: MKSRKDAVLLLRAIANYAGRPILVIGREHPDEWVERAGIEPDEYIWLTRVEHRKAVSPSSLHVLTGKVEAFLKGKPGGVVYIEGVEYMLFYSDFKAVAKFLFTIRDMAIMENAHIILLVDENTMSPEQTAILKKEFEEIDVEDALEKLMGPALFGAIPSEKRRGNNASPESPEEGSGAGEEKAEESGSLRREEETEERK
- the taw22 gene encoding tRNA (guanine(37)-N1)/4-demethylwyosine(37)-methyltransferase Taw22 produces the protein MPALKVPKKEAEPVKRKLKNLGLYDGKRRPRRESDFVLLPVVEDERIYSLGYEVLPIELPLRPERQIYKNLESVLAERLSEEELRHLRRYDVVGDIAVIQIPPELEHRVDDIVWGLRKVHPFLKVVAKKGFHEGAFRIRDYSIIWGEKRLETVHRENGVEIKVDLSKAFFNPRMKGERYRLAQLVKDGERILIPFAGVLPYALVIAKYRKVKITAVELNREAYELGLENIERNRRRLKGEIEFIYGDAFKVLPELPSYDRVISPTPRGVDALSLTLSKAERWLHYYDFVHENEIKAFRRRILEECQKLGRECSVMVKKVSDFKPHVFKVCANVELMRGP